The following coding sequences are from one Diabrotica virgifera virgifera chromosome 2, PGI_DIABVI_V3a window:
- the LOC126879613 gene encoding glucose dehydrogenase [FAD, quinone]-like: protein MSRYNWGYRSVPQKNACLGLVNNTCMLMRGKGIGGTSLINRLLYSRGHPKKYNDLAVSLNDPTWEYDNLLKYFKKNEIFHLTNHKAKVDFDYHGRVGILSNQQGVPDSSLSKIFLEANKDLGYHQIDYNGPNMIGTSYAQWSIRYGRREDFGSAFITPYLGRQSLEVTTKSFVTKIGINKIGNVADSVYFTKKGITYKANCIKEVILSAGSIGSPQILMLSGVGPEEHLRELDIPVIQNLEVGNNYRDIVLTTGLKFSSNIEIPSESLHNQLDDFFHGFGSLSTANIPQTLGFYQINKTKEKVPDFDIIFLTDKKSPVERNLYGWREDTHTDVWGDHKENALQFMLTLLSTKSVGTLRLKSNSPYDYPLIDPNLLSDSNNEDLENMYQSLSFVFKLSRSKTFRKHRVKYLSKPLTACKAYKYESKQYWYCFLKQLTIPAGHQIGTCSMGTDPNDGAVVDPNLKVFGVERLRVVDASVFPNSLVAHMSIPCAIIAEKISDVIKNEYKN, encoded by the coding sequence gaTTGGTCAATAATACATGTATGTTGATGCGTGGAAAGGGCATTGGAGGAACATCTTTAATAAATAGACTATTGTACAGCCGCGGCCATCCAAAAAAATACAACGATTTAGCAGTGTCGCTAAATGATCCCACATGGGAATACGATAacctattaaaatattttaaaaagaacgAAATATTTCACTTGACAAATCATAAAGCCAAAGTAGATTTTGATTACCATGGTAGAGTTGGAATATTAAGTAATCAACAAGGCGTGCCAGACTCATCTCTTTCAAAGATTTTTTTGGAAGCGAATAAGGACCTTGGGTACCATCAAATAGATTACAATGGGCCTAATATGATAGGTACTTCGTACGCTCAGTGGAGTATTCGATATGGAAGAAGAGAGGATTTTGGATCTGCCTTTATAACTCCCTACCTTGGCAGACAAAGTTTAGAAGTTACAACTAAAAGCTTTGTTACAAAAATTGGGATTAACAAAATTGGCAACGTCGCAGACAGTGTTTACTTTACTAAAAAGGGTATAACTTATAAAGCAAATTGTATAAAAGAGGTTATATTATCTGCTGGTAGTATAGGAAGTCCTCAAATTCTTATGTTATCAGGAGTGGGACCAGAAGAACATTTACGTGAGCTGGATATACCTGTTATTCAGAACTTAGAGGTTGGTAATAATTACAGAGATATTGTACTTACTACTGGTTTAAAATTTTCTTCCAATATTGAAATTCCCAGTGAATCTCTTCATAATCAGTTAGACGATTTCTTTCACGGATTTGGTTCATTATCAACTGCAAATATACCACAAACGCTTGGTTTCtatcaaataaataaaactaaagagAAAGTACCAGATTTTGATATAATATTTCTAACAGATAAAAAATCACCAGTGGAACGAAACCTTTACGGATGGAGAGAAGATACTCATACAGATGTTTGGGGCGATCATAAGGAGAATGCTCTTCAATTTATGTTAACTCTTCTGAGCACAAAATCCGTTGGAACTCTGCGATTAAAAAGCAATAGTCCCTATGACTATCCTCTAATAGATCCTAATCTACTATCTGATTCCAACAATGAAGATCTAGAAAATATGTATCAAAGTTTATCTTTTGTCTTTAAACTTTCCCGTAGCAAAACATTTAGAAAACATCGAGTAAAATATCTCAGTAAACCACTAACTGCTTGTAAAGCTTACAAATACGAATCTAAACAGTACTGGTATTGTTTTTTGAAACAACTAACTATACCCGCAGGTCATCAAATTGGTACTTGTTCAATGGGTACCGATCCTAACGATGGTGCAGTTGTAGACCCGAATCTAAAAGTATTTGGAGTTGAACGCTTACGAGTAGTTGATGCAAGTGTGTTTCCTAATTCTTTGGTGGCACATATGAGTATTCCTTGTGCAATTATAGCTGAAAAAATTAGTGAtgtaattaaaaatgaatataaaaattaa